GAAGTCTTTCCGGGGGAACAGCTTACGTACACCACGGAAGTGCTGATTCTTCGCGAAGAGGGAGCTTCGGTCCGCGGCACGATCCATGCCGGGGCGGAGCTAGTCGCCGAAGCGGAAATTTTCTTTGCCCATCTGGATCAGGCTCGCAGCAAGCAAATGTTCGGGGATTCGAACTTTGTTTTCACTGGCGAATTGAAAAATCTGCTGGGACTCGCCCGTCTGGCAGCGAACGGCTCGTCAAACACCGAGGAGGGTGCCAAGGCGTAACGCCGGGATGTCCTTTAAGTTTTTGCCGGCTTGCAACAACGGCAACGGATCGCGCAGGAGCGCGAACACCTGATTATTACCCCGGAGACTTACACCATGGCTGCCAGCACAAGAAGATCGGTGATTACCGGTATCGGCGTGCTCTCCGCCGTCGGCACCAACCCCGCGACTTTCTGGGAAAATCTCAGCGCTGGCCGAACCGGCATCAAACGGATCCAGCACGTCGATCCCGAACAGCTTCCCTTTCGCGTGGCTGCCTACATCTCCGACTTCGACGCCAAAAAACAGATCGACAAGAAAATGCGGAAAGCGCTGAACGTCATGGCGCGCACCGTGCAGCTGGGAGTCGTCGCCGCACAACTGGCGATGGAAAATGCCAAGATGGGGGAAGGGCAACTCGATCCCGCCCGCTTCGGCATCGAATTCGGCGCCTCGATGATCGCTTCCGATCTCGACGATATCGCCCGCGCTTCCAAAATCAGCACCAACTGCAAGCC
The genomic region above belongs to Telmatocola sphagniphila and contains:
- a CDS encoding hotdog family protein; the encoded protein is MRWVWIDRFVEFQSRQRAVAVKNLSMAEEFFDEHFPGYPVMPAALFLEGLAQTGGILVGEANDFKEKVVLAKIPTAKFHREVFPGEQLTYTTEVLILREEGASVRGTIHAGAELVAEAEIFFAHLDQARSKQMFGDSNFVFTGELKNLLGLARLAANGSSNTEEGAKA